A DNA window from Halococcus salsus contains the following coding sequences:
- a CDS encoding inorganic phosphate transporter: protein MLSILLLVGVGVAVFVGFNIGGSSTGVAFGPAVGSRLVSKNGAAALFTLFALIGGWTYGREVVKTMGGDIVPSSQFTLGASVAVLFFVGLALLISNLFGVPASTSMTAVGAIAGLGLASHTLDWGVMGGIVSWWLVAPVVAFWVCAVIGRYLYPYLDAWFALDQSDSDLLTIDRTGPVPVPRPAPGTTPKEVFWSAVVLAISCYMAFSAGASNVANAVAPLVGGGSVTADQGVLLAAAAIGLGAFTIARRTLDTIGNDLTDLPLLASLIVASVSATIITVLSRLGIPASLAVSATMCIVGLGWGRATRTTTIADAASAAYRGEESATLTTGALAADSPEAIDADGTPDGGDVPEPDVPRIGDEDPTDFTSQELFDPSATGRVVMLWILTPSLSAAASYVLFSLFPIYGG from the coding sequence GTGCTTTCGATACTCCTTCTCGTTGGGGTCGGCGTCGCGGTCTTCGTCGGTTTCAACATCGGTGGCTCCTCGACCGGCGTCGCGTTCGGGCCGGCGGTGGGGAGCCGGCTGGTCTCGAAGAACGGTGCGGCGGCGCTGTTCACTCTCTTCGCGCTGATCGGTGGCTGGACCTACGGTCGGGAGGTCGTGAAGACGATGGGTGGCGATATCGTCCCGTCGAGCCAGTTCACCCTCGGGGCGAGCGTCGCGGTGCTGTTCTTCGTCGGCCTCGCGCTCCTCATCTCGAACCTCTTCGGCGTGCCCGCCTCGACCTCGATGACGGCGGTCGGCGCGATCGCGGGGCTCGGCCTCGCGAGTCACACCCTCGATTGGGGCGTGATGGGCGGGATAGTCTCGTGGTGGCTCGTCGCCCCCGTGGTCGCCTTCTGGGTGTGTGCGGTGATCGGCCGCTACCTCTACCCCTACCTCGACGCGTGGTTCGCGCTCGACCAGTCCGACAGCGACCTCCTGACGATCGACCGGACCGGCCCGGTTCCCGTCCCGCGACCCGCCCCGGGAACGACCCCGAAGGAAGTCTTCTGGAGCGCCGTCGTGCTCGCGATCAGCTGTTACATGGCGTTCTCCGCGGGCGCGTCGAACGTCGCCAACGCGGTCGCCCCCCTCGTCGGTGGTGGCTCGGTCACGGCCGACCAAGGGGTGCTGCTCGCGGCCGCCGCGATCGGTCTCGGCGCGTTCACGATCGCCCGACGGACCCTCGACACCATTGGCAACGACCTCACCGACCTCCCCCTCCTGGCCTCGCTGATCGTCGCGAGCGTGAGCGCCACCATCATCACCGTGCTCTCGCGGCTCGGGATCCCGGCGAGCCTGGCCGTGAGCGCCACGATGTGTATCGTCGGCCTCGGCTGGGGTCGGGCCACCCGAACGACCACCATCGCGGACGCGGCGTCGGCGGCCTACCGCGGTGAGGAGAGCGCGACCCTCACCACCGGCGCGCTCGCCGCCGACTCGCCCGAAGCGATCGACGCCGACGGTACCCCCGACGGCGGTGACGTCCCGGAGCCCGACGTCCCGCGGATCGGCGACGAGGACCCCACGGACTTCACCTCCCAGGAGCTCTTCGACCCGTCGGCGACGGGCCGGGTCGTGATGCTCTGGATCCTCACCCCCTCCCTGTCGGCGGCCGCCTCGTACGTTCTCTTCAGTCTCTTCCCGATCTACGGTGGCTAA